The Salvia splendens isolate huo1 chromosome 21, SspV2, whole genome shotgun sequence genome includes a window with the following:
- the LOC121783826 gene encoding uncharacterized protein LOC121783826, translating into MADKDAKFMRHKSWPLWTTWKMIFGKDRASGGGAEQINDAAEILRSQPGTHSEVNENDYHPSLNDIEADKFVPSSNPTGNQDISEGNSIRKQTSTNKSNSSKKRKLEGSDTALMEFLANLHSETNSRLEVISRRIGYEFDLGQARQDVFAKMCDVDGLTLDQRYELCNILGDKPQRMEIFMGMQKTARLGYLLKLIEDKQKGA; encoded by the exons ATG GCCGATAAGGACGCCAAGTTTATGCGCCATAAGTCTTGGCCGTTATGGACAACGTGGAAGATGATATTCGGTAAGGATCGTGCGAGTGGTGGCGGGGCTGAGCAGATAAATGATGCGGCTGAGATCCTACGGAGCCAACCAGGCACACACAGTGAGGTTAATGAAAATGACTACCATCCAAGCCTCAACGACATTGAAGCAGATAAGTTCGTACCTTCATCTAATCCGACGGGCAATCAGGACATTAGCGAGGGAAACAGTATCAGAAAACAAACATCAACTAACAAGTCTAACTCTAGCAAGAAGCGCAAACTCGAAGGTTCAGATACTGCACTCATGGAGTTTCTAGCTAATCTGCACTCTGAGACAAACTCTCGCTTGGAGGTGATCTCGAGGCGGATCGGATACGAGTTTGATCTGGGACAGGCTAGACAAGATGTGTTTGCTAAGATGTGCGACGTCGACGGTCTAACTCTCGACCAAAGGTACGAGCTTTGTAACATTCTAGGTGACAAGCCGCAACGAATGGAGATCTTTATGGGAATGCAGAAGACCGCTCGTCTTGGATACCTGCTGAAACTAATAGAGGACAAACAGAAGGGGGCTTGA